A genomic segment from Salinigranum rubrum encodes:
- a CDS encoding DsbA family protein, which yields MDYKRADAAVDSRTFSERLSEGGVGAAVGGLTRRQLLLAGGGAATAGFVIGATALSNNTSTEPEGGANAGGDMGAVTTAPIPDSPGDFRYATMGSADADVTVTYFGSWKCPYCAQFSTEMLSQLVTDYVEPGTIALEFRNLAYIGGDPFLGPDAPAAGQAGLAVWNTNPASYWAFHEYVFRNQPPEGDQWATAERLVEFAQAAGVSETASIRTAIQENQYDDALRATDRAASDTDVDATPTLLIDGTTVNPLGNEERTRQMIEDATGSN from the coding sequence GTGGACTACAAACGGGCGGACGCAGCCGTCGATTCACGCACGTTCTCAGAGCGGCTCTCCGAGGGAGGTGTCGGAGCTGCTGTCGGAGGACTGACCCGCCGACAGCTTCTCCTCGCCGGCGGTGGTGCCGCCACTGCCGGTTTCGTGATCGGCGCCACCGCTCTCTCTAACAATACGAGTACTGAACCGGAGGGCGGTGCGAATGCTGGAGGTGATATGGGTGCCGTTACCACTGCCCCGATTCCCGACTCGCCTGGAGACTTCCGTTATGCGACGATGGGGTCTGCTGATGCCGATGTCACGGTCACATACTTCGGGAGCTGGAAGTGTCCGTACTGCGCCCAGTTCAGTACGGAGATGCTTTCACAACTCGTGACGGACTACGTGGAACCAGGAACGATCGCGCTTGAGTTCCGCAATCTCGCATATATCGGTGGCGACCCGTTTTTAGGCCCCGATGCACCCGCAGCCGGCCAAGCCGGGTTAGCCGTCTGGAACACCAACCCAGCCTCGTACTGGGCGTTCCACGAATACGTGTTCCGGAATCAGCCACCCGAAGGCGACCAGTGGGCGACCGCCGAGAGACTGGTCGAGTTTGCTCAGGCCGCAGGCGTCTCCGAGACAGCGTCGATCCGCACGGCGATCCAAGAAAATCAGTACGACGACGCGCTGCGGGCGACTGACAGGGCTGCGAGCGATACCGATGTCGACGCCACACCCACGCTCCTCATCGATGGCACGACGGTCAATCCACTCGGAAACGAAGAGCGAACAAGACAGATGATCGAAGATGCAACTGGGTCAAACTGA
- a CDS encoding disulfide bond formation protein B: MQLGQTESWMSDGRFWLAGGAGVAAVATLGSLWFSLGLGLVPCTLCWYQRILMYPLVVVLGVAALESHNTVWRTVVPLSVVGASIAGYHSVLQATKASCTFAGPCAVVQWQAPVLGLTIPNLSLIAFVLVTITVLAGSNLVEPEHQL, from the coding sequence ATGCAACTGGGTCAAACTGAGTCATGGATGTCCGACGGACGATTCTGGCTTGCAGGTGGGGCAGGCGTCGCGGCGGTTGCGACCTTGGGAAGCCTCTGGTTCAGTCTCGGCCTCGGTCTCGTTCCGTGTACCCTCTGCTGGTACCAACGTATCCTCATGTATCCGCTCGTCGTCGTTCTCGGCGTTGCCGCCCTCGAAAGTCACAACACAGTCTGGCGAACAGTCGTGCCACTATCCGTGGTGGGAGCTTCAATCGCGGGATATCACTCCGTACTCCAAGCAACGAAGGCCTCATGCACCTTTGCTGGTCCCTGTGCAGTCGTCCAGTGGCAGGCTCCGGTACTCGGACTCACGATTCCGAATCTCTCACTGATCGCGTTCGTACTCGTGACGATTACAGTCCTCGCTGGATCGAACCTCGTCGAACCTGAACATCAGCTATGA
- a CDS encoding CPBP family intramembrane glutamic endopeptidase — protein sequence MSSISRFRSVASAIGLTYGSYVAGALVILAVATVVGLFGVDLASRPALRLVLSTFFLQGVTFGGITILYLKGRDLGFGFVPVRLPDKRDGAVIVGGSIAILGLLFLASAVITALGLNSAQNQIVEVGRQNPSVFLLLIPLQFLLVGPGEELLFRGLVQGTLRESLHPARAIVLASALFASIHLFSLSGEGKLVYIGIAFVLALVLGAAYEYTDNLTVPAVIHGTYNAVQFAGVYLSSTGGL from the coding sequence ATGTCGTCGATATCTCGTTTCCGGTCTGTCGCCTCGGCGATTGGTCTCACGTATGGATCATACGTCGCAGGGGCTCTCGTAATCCTTGCCGTCGCGACGGTCGTCGGGTTGTTCGGAGTCGACCTCGCGTCACGTCCAGCCCTCAGGCTGGTTTTGAGTACGTTCTTCCTCCAAGGAGTGACGTTTGGGGGCATCACCATCCTCTATCTCAAAGGCCGTGATCTCGGATTCGGATTCGTTCCAGTTCGTCTGCCTGACAAGCGTGATGGGGCGGTGATTGTCGGGGGGAGTATAGCGATCCTGGGGTTGCTCTTTTTGGCGTCCGCAGTAATCACGGCCCTCGGTCTGAACTCGGCTCAGAATCAAATCGTCGAGGTCGGGCGACAAAATCCGAGTGTCTTCCTTCTATTGATCCCGCTCCAATTTCTGTTGGTCGGCCCAGGAGAAGAGCTGTTGTTCCGGGGCCTCGTCCAGGGCACCCTCCGTGAAAGTCTCCATCCGGCCCGTGCAATCGTTCTCGCAAGCGCTCTGTTCGCATCGATCCATCTCTTCTCGTTGTCAGGGGAAGGCAAACTGGTGTACATCGGTATCGCATTCGTCCTGGCCTTAGTACTGGGAGCAGCGTACGAGTACACGGACAACCTCACAGTGCCGGCTGTGATTCACGGGACGTATAACGCGGTGCAGTTCGCAGGAGTCTATCTGTCGTCCACGGGCGGACTCTAA
- a CDS encoding multicopper oxidase domain-containing protein — protein sequence MTTRFGAPGTGLSRREFLAATGATGIASLAGCSAGGANEPAATSGTPTQAQTDSPDLPYTSPPTVVNVDEQGGEVTMRTQQARHAVHPLDTMGGPVEFPRVWAFQADDNDPSVPGPILRTTEGNAMEVTLDNTDGRRPHTIHFHGVRKTWENDGVPTTTGIQVPPGETHTYEIPANVPGTHFYHCHFQTHRHIDMGMYGIYRVDPEGYEPADREYFMTIKDWDSRVPRKWAGEADFTYNSASRNPDVFTVNGKSAPRTLHPEEGSPIIVDEGDSVRIHLVNGGYMSHPMHIHNHRFQRVEKDGGTIPEAARHDMDVTNVAPAERHTIEFTADADPGIYLMHCHKVNHVMNGTFYPGGMLTGVVYRSVMDTDIFNQLMEYAGYST from the coding sequence ATGACTACACGTTTCGGCGCACCCGGAACCGGACTGTCCCGGCGTGAGTTTCTCGCGGCAACTGGCGCGACCGGTATCGCTTCGTTAGCAGGCTGTTCTGCGGGCGGAGCCAACGAGCCAGCAGCAACGAGCGGTACCCCCACGCAGGCACAAACTGACTCGCCTGATCTCCCCTACACCAGTCCCCCAACAGTCGTCAACGTCGACGAGCAGGGCGGCGAAGTGACGATGCGGACTCAGCAGGCCCGCCATGCCGTCCACCCGCTCGATACAATGGGTGGGCCCGTCGAATTCCCACGCGTCTGGGCGTTCCAGGCTGACGACAACGACCCCAGCGTCCCCGGCCCAATTCTCAGAACGACCGAGGGTAACGCGATGGAGGTGACACTCGACAACACCGATGGCCGACGTCCCCACACGATTCACTTCCACGGTGTTCGCAAGACGTGGGAGAACGATGGCGTCCCGACGACGACCGGCATTCAGGTTCCGCCAGGGGAGACACACACCTACGAGATTCCCGCGAACGTCCCTGGAACGCATTTCTACCATTGTCACTTCCAGACCCACCGGCATATCGACATGGGCATGTACGGGATCTACCGAGTCGATCCCGAGGGCTACGAACCGGCGGACCGCGAATACTTCATGACGATCAAGGACTGGGATTCACGGGTTCCACGGAAGTGGGCCGGTGAGGCGGACTTCACCTACAATTCGGCAAGTCGAAATCCGGACGTGTTTACCGTCAACGGGAAGAGCGCGCCCCGGACGCTGCATCCCGAAGAAGGGTCCCCGATCATCGTCGACGAGGGCGACTCAGTTCGTATCCATCTCGTCAACGGCGGGTACATGTCGCACCCGATGCACATCCATAACCACCGCTTCCAGCGCGTCGAAAAGGACGGCGGGACGATTCCGGAGGCTGCCCGACACGACATGGACGTCACGAACGTTGCCCCTGCTGAACGACACACGATCGAATTTACTGCCGATGCAGACCCCGGCATCTACCTGATGCACTGTCACAAGGTCAACCACGTAATGAACGGCACATTCTATCCCGGCGGGATGCTTACTGGTGTGGTCTATCGGTCAGTCATGGATACGGACATCTTCAACCAGCTTATGGAGTACGCCGGCTACTCCACGTAG
- a CDS encoding transposase: MMKAFVYQRIVGVESFHRLASHLNGRPKVAALLGFTEGVPSGDTFREWWQNRLGDRERDATETVIAEYFRPELADHLLSMGLPAGGSLLDVELPDQDPKDISATEKCEAIQHIRPLMYDLLSLGRADNTTFHDNWFFDFQALISRERDFAEKNIDEFHADGETAPSAPTHFNAISSREATEWMGQFEGVFETVVEVAKGAGMLNRPVEVMIDGTDLPFYPQSKDDDGNLIIPEGVVGTKKSKNTTWAYKHITISARTRGRTVKLASFTLKDRGNLTTATMYLVRRAKELLSVKRLYMDSEFLDVGLLSWLDRQDVPFIVQYRKAGKKIKQWVASLEGDAGAKSHIINPNSRDESLRVTMLAKRSSWGEEKQEDDAEQTALTDFVDSTTPDEPEPTGEWVVYVTNIEEAGDDPKTWAEIYARRWAIETNYRVVKNDFLAKTTSRKFSVRVFYWLFAVMLYNAWVLLDVFLRADHPEKAPDDRPVMPARSFAKAFYSFDPG; the protein is encoded by the coding sequence ATGATGAAAGCGTTCGTCTACCAGCGCATCGTCGGCGTCGAGTCGTTCCACCGGCTCGCCTCGCACCTGAATGGACGCCCAAAGGTCGCGGCACTCCTCGGGTTTACTGAAGGCGTCCCGAGCGGCGACACGTTCCGCGAGTGGTGGCAGAACCGCCTCGGAGACCGCGAACGAGACGCTACCGAGACTGTCATCGCGGAGTACTTCCGACCCGAACTGGCTGACCACCTGCTCAGCATGGGCCTGCCCGCTGGCGGAAGCCTGCTTGACGTGGAACTCCCCGACCAAGACCCGAAGGACATCAGCGCCACCGAGAAGTGCGAGGCCATCCAGCACATCCGTCCGCTGATGTACGACCTCCTCTCCCTCGGTCGCGCGGATAACACGACGTTCCACGACAACTGGTTCTTCGACTTTCAGGCACTCATCAGCCGTGAGCGTGACTTCGCGGAGAAAAACATCGACGAATTCCACGCCGACGGCGAAACCGCGCCGAGCGCCCCGACGCACTTCAACGCCATCTCGTCGCGTGAGGCGACCGAGTGGATGGGGCAGTTCGAGGGCGTCTTTGAAACTGTTGTCGAGGTGGCCAAGGGCGCGGGGATGCTCAACCGGCCCGTGGAGGTGATGATTGACGGCACCGACCTGCCGTTTTACCCGCAGTCGAAGGATGACGACGGGAATCTCATTATCCCCGAAGGTGTCGTCGGCACGAAGAAGAGCAAAAACACCACGTGGGCGTACAAACACATCACCATCAGCGCCCGTACCCGTGGTCGGACGGTCAAGCTCGCTTCGTTTACGCTGAAAGACCGAGGGAACCTCACCACCGCCACGATGTATCTCGTCCGTCGCGCGAAGGAACTTCTGAGTGTGAAGCGACTGTACATGGACTCGGAGTTCCTCGATGTCGGCTTGCTCTCGTGGCTTGACCGGCAAGATGTGCCATTCATCGTCCAGTATCGCAAGGCTGGGAAGAAAATCAAGCAGTGGGTGGCGTCGCTCGAAGGCGACGCGGGGGCGAAGTCCCACATCATCAACCCGAACTCGCGGGACGAGAGTCTGCGTGTGACGATGCTCGCCAAACGTTCCTCGTGGGGCGAGGAGAAGCAAGAGGACGACGCCGAGCAGACGGCCCTCACCGACTTCGTGGACAGCACTACGCCCGATGAGCCCGAACCCACTGGAGAGTGGGTCGTGTACGTCACAAACATCGAGGAGGCGGGGGACGACCCGAAGACATGGGCGGAAATTTACGCGCGACGCTGGGCCATCGAGACGAACTACCGCGTTGTCAAGAACGATTTCCTCGCTAAGACCACAAGCCGGAAATTCAGCGTACGCGTGTTCTACTGGCTGTTCGCGGTGATGCTGTATAACGCGTGGGTGCTGTTGGACGTGTTCCTGCGGGCCGACCACCCGGAAAAGGCCCCTGATGACCGACCAGTTATGCCCGCGAGGTCGTTCGCCAAGGCGTTCTACTCGTTCGACCCCGGATAG
- a CDS encoding DUF7333 family protein produces MEFDFVRSVAPLVVIVAIAAIALTTVMTSSTVFMMVLPSMIVFSVIAFFFGMKHGEFRASP; encoded by the coding sequence ATGGAATTCGACTTTGTGCGCTCGGTGGCTCCCCTCGTCGTAATTGTCGCCATCGCGGCGATTGCGCTCACGACCGTGATGACCTCCTCGACAGTCTTCATGATGGTTCTGCCCTCGATGATCGTCTTCTCAGTCATCGCGTTCTTCTTCGGGATGAAACACGGCGAATTCCGCGCCAGTCCGTAA
- a CDS encoding DUF7260 family protein, which yields MTLAQGSWPTYTDAVLDSVRRERREVERECRAFQRFRQCIQTVETQAPRFERSVVGVNQSLTSAEKSVRDTIEPWYRETVMAVDHYGDVYGDSFEASLSAEFGMDVLLLISEATTFSPLIKQRLLEATQQCIDNRRVFLETLEDEFTTLKDAQSTVQEIREAIAELDSTELQALSDTELIDRYDTLHTLNDKCQSWIQQRQEEIHAHRIDRSADADAYTDLCSYLYEDLEVDYPVLGTFVDILEIISQYE from the coding sequence ATGACGCTCGCACAAGGCTCGTGGCCGACATACACAGATGCTGTCCTCGATAGTGTTCGGCGAGAACGACGCGAGGTCGAACGCGAATGTCGAGCGTTCCAACGGTTTCGCCAGTGTATTCAGACCGTCGAAACACAGGCTCCACGGTTCGAACGGTCAGTTGTTGGAGTGAATCAGAGCCTTACATCCGCAGAGAAGTCGGTTCGCGATACCATCGAGCCGTGGTATCGTGAGACTGTGATGGCAGTCGACCACTACGGCGACGTGTACGGTGATTCGTTTGAGGCGAGCCTCAGTGCCGAATTCGGGATGGATGTGTTGCTCCTGATCTCAGAAGCGACTACGTTCTCACCGCTCATCAAACAACGACTCCTCGAGGCCACACAGCAGTGTATTGACAACCGGCGGGTCTTTCTAGAAACTCTCGAAGACGAATTCACCACGCTCAAAGACGCGCAATCCACAGTTCAGGAGATTCGAGAGGCGATAGCAGAACTTGATTCGACGGAATTACAGGCCCTCTCAGATACTGAACTGATCGACCGATACGACACCCTTCACACGTTGAATGATAAATGTCAGAGCTGGATCCAGCAACGGCAGGAGGAAATCCACGCTCATCGAATCGATCGGTCAGCAGATGCGGATGCCTACACTGATCTCTGTTCGTATCTCTATGAGGATCTGGAGGTTGATTATCCGGTATTGGGGACGTTTGTCGATATCTTGGAAATCATTTCCCAATATGAGTAG
- a CDS encoding plastocyanin/azurin family copper-binding protein translates to MMVTEGSEYYFDPIGLFVESGETVTFEIQSGSHSATAYKQGTSSAEVTRIPEGAETFNSEILSEQGATYEHTFETTGTYDYFCIPHKSLGMVGRIVVGEPGGPAEGSMPPDGDVPESQTIVDQGSVSYSSFSG, encoded by the coding sequence ATGATGGTCACCGAAGGGAGCGAGTACTATTTCGATCCCATCGGTCTGTTCGTCGAATCCGGGGAGACAGTCACGTTCGAAATCCAGAGTGGGAGTCACTCGGCAACTGCCTACAAACAAGGAACGAGTTCAGCAGAGGTGACGCGGATCCCCGAGGGAGCTGAAACGTTCAATAGCGAAATCCTGAGTGAACAGGGCGCAACGTACGAGCATACGTTCGAGACTACGGGCACGTACGATTATTTCTGTATCCCGCACAAGTCCCTGGGGATGGTTGGTCGGATTGTCGTTGGCGAACCCGGCGGTCCCGCGGAGGGGAGTATGCCGCCGGACGGAGACGTTCCCGAAAGCCAGACCATCGTCGATCAAGGCAGCGTTTCGTACAGTTCCTTCTCCGGGTAG